One Drosophila teissieri strain GT53w chromosome X, Prin_Dtei_1.1, whole genome shotgun sequence genomic window, TGACCGCACTGGAACCTCCGCTGGCCCTCGTGAACCACCCGAACGTGCCGGCTAATGGCGCTCTTGTGGCGAAACAGTTGCGGACACTGCTCGCACTTGAAGCGCTCCCAGGTGGGATTGTGCGTGCGCAGGTGGGTCAGTAGCTCCGTTCTGGTCACCTTGGCCACGCCACAGTGCTCGCACACGTGCTCCTTGCGCTGGGCATGACGCTTTAAGTGCTCGCCCAAGGCGTTCTTCGTGCTATACTGCCGGTTGCACAGCTCGCAGATGAGGTCGcgcagctcctgctgcagctgctccagctgggGATGGGCGTTGCGCATGTGAGAGCGCAGCTGCTCGTAGCGGGTGAAGCATTTGTCGCAGCTGCGACACAGGAAGGGTTTCGAGTAGCCCTGATGGACGCTGCGGATGTGGGCCTCCAAGTACGGTAGCTTATACACCTGCTTGCCGCACTGATCGCAGGCCAAGCCAGCGCGTCGTTTGGTTTGGCTAAGCTGTTGCTGGCTGTTCTGGTACTCATCTTGATACTCCTCATCCTCACGGTCGTCGAGAGTCTCCTCCTGATCCTCCTGCTTCTCCGCCAGCTCTACCTGCAGGCTGTCCAAACGCTTTTCCTGCTCTTCCTCCAGTTCCTGGTGCTTTTCCTCTGGGTTTTCCCCGAGTCCCTCGTCCGGCGGCTCCTCCTTCACCTACGAAAGCCCTAAGAAAGTTTTAATACAGGTGTAACAAGCCGAAGAGGACATATGTATCCACCCTGTCGACCGCAATGTCCATTGGCTGCCATTCGCTGAGCTTCTGGCTGGATTCCCTGGCCACTTGGCGCAGCTCCTCAAAGTAGACCACCGCGTTGTGGCACAGGTTGCAGATCTCCGTGGGAAATCCCTGCGGCTGCTGCTTTATGTCGATGTCCAGGAACTTCTGCAGAATCGCGATGAGTCGCGGATCGGGACACTGGGTGTCGCGATCCCGCAGGTGACGCAGGCAAATCCTGCACAGGCGGGCGAGGTCCGTAAGTGTGGTAAACATCGTCACGAATCGTGCTGCGTTAAAAGCAACGCTCTACGTGAAACACCAATGCTTTTTTTCCGCCTCCCAAATTTTCCTGCTGCGATGCACACGCACAGCCAGTGTGACCAGAGCGGGCGACACCTGTTGCGTTGCATTTGATGGCCACTCTAATAGATATCGTTATCAATCCAGTAAGTAAGCTTAAAAGATATCTTTCTACAAAACTTGTTATATCTAAAAATATCAGTTTTAACACATTAAGAACTCATTACAAATCGCAATGACTATAAGCATATAAAAttctatttgtttatttttaaagtgcTGACAGATGGCATTACCATATTACAAAACTTTAAAACATCAAAATGGATTGGAAATTCCCTCAgcttaaatatgattttagTTACACATAAGGCAATTACTGCGTTGTGTTAATTTACCTGATAATGTcagaaaagaattttaagtatttcaaatTGCAGTTAAGGAGCACATTGTGTTAATTTACCTGATAATGTcagaaaagaattttaagtatttcaaatTGCAGTTAAGGAAGCACATCGGGTTGCAGTCCTTGCTAGCACGGTGTAATCGATAATTACCTGAAGCAGCCATCGATAGTGTCGCTCAGAAATCAATGTTGTTCCAGCGCTAACAACGAGTGCTGATCTGAGCGAATTTGGttgatttcatttggttttgttttaaattattcgTGTCGTCgcgatcggatcggatcggattcCCCCATAACCTGTGAGCGTAGCGCCTATACTTCAAGTGAAATGTCGCTGAATCCGCAGTACGAGGACATTGGCAAGGGATTTGTGCAGCAGTACTATGCGATATTCGATGACCCGGCGAATCGGGCGAACGTGGTTAATTTCTACAGCGTAAGTGTTGTTGCTTCCCGCTGCGGCTCATCGCCTTTCATCTCTCCTTTATCCCCGTCTCCTCTTTCACCTACGCATTTATCTCTTGCCATCCCACTCACACGCACAGGTGACGCGCGGCGCGCCCTTGAAAAATTCCGCCTCCTTtcagcaaaaaa contains:
- the LOC122623004 gene encoding zinc finger imprinted 3, producing MFTTLTDLARLCRICLRHLRDRDTQCPDPRLIAILQKFLDIDIKQQPQGFPTEICNLCHNAVVYFEELRQVARESSQKLSEWQPMDIAVDRVKEEPPDEGLGENPEEKHQELEEEQEKRLDSLQVELAEKQEDQEETLDDREDEEYQDEYQNSQQQLSQTKRRAGLACDQCGKQVYKLPYLEAHIRSVHQGYSKPFLCRSCDKCFTRYEQLRSHMRNAHPQLEQLQQELRDLICELCNRQYSTKNALGEHLKRHAQRKEHVCEHCGVAKVTRTELLTHLRTHNPTWERFKCEQCPQLFRHKSAISRHVRVVHEGQRRFQCGHCEKKFGTHASQVRHERLHAESTGSGKAAEEWPFACVHCQKPCVSRQTLELHLRRHSARKTHRKRREQSRESKEQEEQEVEHDRDPDQEAREVHQEQLRKKKKLRQRDLVMESHPNEATQQANKRQNGSQQGEESHNPEQDPLPESQCKLEQEDAPDPEWQHKLEQDAESQVVVRLEEQFHDYKLSPSKAL